A region from the Posidoniimonas polymericola genome encodes:
- a CDS encoding excinuclease ABC subunit UvrC — translation MPEDAAPDEPAVIESTPAGDTGAAAPELPKTQGEFFARAAEKVKSKFPTTPGVYLFHDSAGRVIYIGKAKNLRARAGSYFLAAAAADARTRDLVREAHDIECVECDSEVDAMLMEARLIKDIQPKFNKELRDDKSFPYLQITTHEDFPRVEITRTPKSSAAKLYGPFTSVYALRGALQVLQRIFKFRTCSLDIEDGDERWRWFRPCLLASIDQCTAPCNLRVSKEDYRRDIARLKTFLDGGKKKLLRELQAEMKEAAAELRFEKAARLRDEITLLERLDERGDLEKDAQPEVFYVDPKKGLAGLQKVLKLPEPIRVIEGVDIAHLAGQETVASLVQFIDGLPFKPGYRRYRIREVQGIDDFASIREVVARRFKRLEETDQAFPDLLLVDGGKGQLSRAMQAFESLGIEPPTVISLAKKEELIYRPGESEPIELSRNSFALRLLQYVRDESHRFAQHYHHLLRRKRTLGE, via the coding sequence ATGCCCGAAGACGCCGCCCCAGACGAGCCCGCTGTTATCGAGTCGACCCCGGCCGGGGACACCGGCGCCGCTGCGCCGGAACTGCCGAAGACGCAGGGCGAGTTCTTCGCCCGCGCGGCAGAGAAGGTCAAGAGCAAGTTCCCCACCACGCCGGGCGTGTACCTGTTCCACGACTCGGCCGGGCGGGTGATCTACATCGGCAAGGCGAAGAACCTCCGCGCGCGTGCCGGCAGCTACTTCCTGGCCGCCGCCGCGGCCGACGCCCGCACCCGCGACCTGGTCCGCGAGGCGCACGACATCGAGTGCGTCGAGTGCGACAGCGAGGTCGACGCGATGCTGATGGAGGCGCGGCTGATCAAAGACATCCAGCCGAAGTTCAACAAGGAGCTCCGCGACGACAAGTCGTTCCCGTACCTGCAGATCACCACGCACGAAGACTTCCCGCGGGTCGAGATCACCCGCACGCCGAAGTCGTCGGCGGCCAAGCTGTACGGGCCGTTCACCAGCGTGTACGCGCTGCGCGGCGCGTTGCAGGTGCTGCAGCGGATCTTCAAGTTCCGCACGTGCAGCCTCGACATCGAAGACGGCGACGAGCGGTGGCGGTGGTTCCGCCCCTGCCTGCTGGCGTCGATCGACCAGTGCACCGCGCCGTGCAACCTGCGGGTCAGCAAGGAGGACTACCGCCGCGACATCGCGCGGCTCAAGACCTTCCTCGACGGCGGCAAGAAGAAGCTGCTCCGCGAGCTGCAGGCCGAGATGAAGGAGGCCGCCGCCGAGCTGCGGTTCGAGAAGGCGGCTCGGCTTCGCGACGAGATCACGCTGCTCGAGCGGCTCGACGAGCGGGGCGACCTCGAGAAGGACGCCCAACCCGAGGTGTTCTACGTCGACCCCAAGAAGGGCCTGGCCGGGCTGCAGAAGGTGCTCAAGCTGCCCGAGCCAATCCGCGTGATCGAGGGCGTGGACATCGCGCACCTGGCGGGGCAGGAGACGGTCGCCAGCCTGGTGCAGTTCATCGACGGCCTGCCGTTCAAGCCGGGCTACCGCCGGTACCGCATCCGCGAGGTGCAGGGAATCGACGACTTCGCCAGCATCCGCGAGGTAGTCGCCCGGCGTTTCAAGCGGCTCGAGGAGACCGACCAGGCGTTCCCCGACCTGCTGCTAGTCGACGGTGGCAAGGGCCAGCTCTCGCGGGCGATGCAGGCGTTCGAGTCGCTCGGCATCGAGCCGCCGACCGTGATCTCGCTCGCCAAAAAAGAGGAGCTGATCTACCGCCCCGGCGAGAGCGAGCCGATCGAGCTGAGCCGCAACTCGTTCGCCCTGCGGCTGCTGCAGTACGTGCGGGACGAGTCGCACCGCTTCGCCCAGCACTACCACCACTTGCTGCGGCGGAAGCGGACGCTGGGGGAGTAG
- a CDS encoding NAD-dependent epimerase/dehydratase family protein yields MLALVTGPGGFLGRYIVEQLLARGDQVRGLARGDYPELAAAGVEMHAGDLADREAVNRAVEGVDCVFHVAGKVGVWGRWYDYFQSNVQGTLNLLGACQDSNVDRMVFTSSPSVTFDGRHQKNVDESAPYPTKWLAHYPHSKAIAENFALSMNGQPLADGREFKVCALRPHLVWGPRDHHLTARLIQRARSGQLRRVGDGHNLVDTIYVENAAEAHLLAADALAEPDSSVAGSAYFVSQGKPVNCWGWIDEILALVDLPPVDKAVSARKAVAAGLTLERWHRLTRNWEEPRMTRFLARSLSTHHYFNIEAAKRDFGYLPRVSTEEGMRRLGEWLNQPSG; encoded by the coding sequence ATGCTCGCCCTCGTCACCGGCCCCGGCGGATTCCTTGGCCGGTACATTGTCGAACAACTGCTCGCCCGCGGCGATCAGGTACGCGGGCTGGCGCGGGGCGACTACCCCGAGCTGGCGGCCGCGGGGGTTGAGATGCACGCCGGCGACCTGGCCGACCGCGAGGCGGTGAACCGCGCCGTGGAGGGGGTCGACTGCGTGTTTCATGTCGCCGGCAAGGTCGGCGTGTGGGGCCGCTGGTACGACTACTTTCAGTCGAACGTGCAGGGGACGCTCAACCTGCTCGGCGCATGCCAGGATTCGAATGTCGACCGGATGGTGTTCACCAGCAGCCCGAGCGTCACATTCGACGGGCGGCACCAGAAGAACGTCGACGAGTCGGCGCCGTACCCTACCAAGTGGCTTGCCCACTACCCGCACTCCAAGGCGATCGCCGAAAACTTCGCGCTGTCGATGAACGGCCAGCCGCTGGCCGACGGGCGGGAGTTCAAGGTGTGCGCTCTGCGGCCCCACCTGGTGTGGGGGCCGCGGGATCACCACCTCACCGCGCGGCTGATCCAGCGGGCCCGCTCCGGCCAGCTCCGCCGCGTTGGCGACGGCCACAACCTGGTCGACACGATCTACGTCGAGAACGCCGCCGAGGCGCACCTGCTGGCGGCCGACGCGCTCGCCGAGCCCGACAGCTCAGTGGCCGGCAGCGCGTACTTCGTCAGCCAGGGCAAGCCGGTCAACTGCTGGGGCTGGATCGACGAGATCCTCGCGCTGGTCGACCTGCCGCCGGTCGACAAAGCGGTGTCGGCCCGCAAGGCGGTTGCGGCGGGGCTGACGCTCGAGCGCTGGCACCGGCTGACCCGCAACTGGGAGGAGCCCCGCATGACGCGGTTCCTGGCCCGGTCGCTCTCGACGCACCATTACTTCAATATCGAGGCCGCCAAGCGGGACTTCGGCTACCTGCCGCGGGTCTCGACCGAAGAGGGCATGCGACGGCTCGGGGAGTGGCTGAACCAACCCAGCGGTTAG
- the aspS gene encoding aspartate--tRNA ligase: MLRTHTCGELRESDAGSVVTLCGWVDSYRDHGGGLFVDLRDRYGLTQIAFNPPDTPEAFIEASKDLRAEFVIQVTGNVAARPEGQHNPKLATGDIELRATEFKLLNKAKTPPVSPSAKVTDLPGEELRLEHRFLDLRRPVMQRAMMLRDKLTKRMRDYFEEHGFIDIETPILGRSTPEGARDYLVPSRVHHGHFYALPQSPQLYKQVLMMAGYDRYVQVARCFRDEDLRADRQPEFTQVDLEMAFVEQEDITGMIDGLVEKLAKEVLDIDVQLPLPCMTYDEAMTRFGHDAPDLRFGLEIVDLTDIAPQSDFGVFKSVVESGGHVRAICVKKGAEHYSRRGIDALTEFVKGFGAKGLAWFRGEKGPEGNPVLNSNIAKFFSDELLAEMGERLGAEEGDLILFSADKWLGTCKVLHALRTKIGEEMKLYDPKDMHFSWVVEFPMFERAEDADNPQAEGKWSAMHHPFTAPLPEHLEFLESDPEKCRAQAYDLVINGSEAGGGTIRIHDAETQSKVFTLLGIDKETAQDRFGFLLEALQYGAPPHGGIALGLDRMVMLFGGIDNIRDVIAFPKTQKASDLMTGAPGTVDARQLKELAVKVDM, encoded by the coding sequence ATGCTCCGCACGCACACCTGTGGTGAACTCCGTGAATCCGACGCCGGCTCGGTCGTGACCCTCTGCGGCTGGGTCGACAGCTACCGCGACCACGGGGGCGGCCTGTTCGTGGACCTCCGCGACCGGTACGGCCTGACGCAGATTGCGTTCAACCCGCCCGACACGCCCGAGGCGTTCATCGAGGCCTCCAAGGACCTGCGCGCAGAATTTGTGATCCAGGTTACCGGCAACGTCGCGGCCCGGCCCGAGGGGCAGCACAACCCGAAGCTCGCCACCGGCGACATCGAGCTCCGCGCCACCGAGTTCAAGCTGCTCAACAAGGCCAAGACCCCGCCGGTCTCGCCGTCGGCCAAGGTGACCGACCTGCCGGGCGAGGAGCTGCGGCTCGAGCACCGCTTCCTCGACTTGCGTCGGCCGGTGATGCAGCGCGCCATGATGCTCCGCGACAAGCTCACCAAGCGGATGCGCGACTACTTCGAAGAGCACGGCTTCATCGACATCGAGACCCCGATCCTCGGCCGCAGCACGCCGGAGGGGGCCCGCGACTACCTGGTCCCCTCGCGGGTGCACCACGGCCACTTCTACGCGCTGCCGCAGTCGCCGCAGTTGTACAAGCAGGTCCTGATGATGGCCGGCTACGACCGCTACGTGCAGGTCGCCCGCTGCTTCCGCGACGAGGACCTCCGCGCCGACCGGCAGCCGGAGTTCACCCAGGTCGACCTCGAGATGGCCTTTGTCGAGCAGGAAGACATCACCGGCATGATCGACGGCTTGGTCGAGAAGCTCGCCAAGGAGGTCCTCGACATCGACGTCCAGCTGCCGCTGCCCTGCATGACCTACGACGAGGCGATGACCCGCTTCGGGCACGACGCGCCCGACCTGCGGTTCGGCCTCGAGATTGTCGACCTGACCGACATCGCCCCCCAGAGCGACTTCGGCGTGTTCAAGTCGGTGGTCGAGTCGGGCGGCCACGTCCGGGCGATCTGCGTCAAGAAGGGCGCCGAACACTACAGCCGCCGCGGCATCGACGCGCTGACCGAGTTCGTCAAGGGCTTCGGCGCGAAGGGCCTCGCCTGGTTCCGCGGGGAGAAGGGCCCAGAAGGCAACCCCGTGCTGAACAGCAACATCGCCAAGTTCTTCTCCGACGAGCTGCTGGCCGAGATGGGCGAGCGGCTCGGCGCCGAGGAGGGCGACCTGATCCTGTTCTCCGCCGACAAGTGGCTCGGCACCTGCAAGGTGCTGCACGCGCTGCGGACCAAGATCGGTGAGGAGATGAAGCTGTACGACCCGAAGGACATGCACTTCAGCTGGGTCGTCGAGTTCCCGATGTTCGAGCGGGCCGAGGACGCCGACAACCCCCAGGCCGAGGGCAAGTGGTCCGCCATGCACCACCCGTTCACGGCGCCGCTGCCCGAGCACCTGGAGTTCCTCGAGTCCGACCCGGAGAAGTGCCGCGCCCAGGCATACGACCTAGTGATCAACGGCTCGGAGGCAGGCGGCGGCACCATCCGGATCCACGACGCCGAGACCCAGAGCAAGGTCTTCACGCTGCTGGGCATCGACAAGGAAACGGCCCAGGACCGCTTCGGCTTCCTGCTCGAGGCCCTGCAGTACGGCGCGCCCCCGCACGGCGGCATCGCGTTGGGCCTGGACCGGATGGTGATGCTGTTCGGCGGCATCGACAACATCCGCGACGTCATCGCCTTCCCGAAGACCCAGAAGGCGTCGGACCTGATGACCGGCGCACCGGGCACAGTCGACGCGCGTCAGCTGAAGGAGCTGGCGGTGAAGGTGGATATGTAG
- a CDS encoding antitoxin family protein: protein MDEQVDAIYENGILRPSTPLNLPEGAHVRVVIGRATDEADATGESPSPQSDLWQIADETPQPADAQQWSSADHDELLYGDPDGPA, encoded by the coding sequence ATGGACGAGCAAGTCGACGCGATCTACGAAAACGGCATTCTGCGGCCGAGCACGCCGCTGAACCTGCCTGAGGGTGCGCACGTCCGGGTAGTCATCGGCCGGGCCACGGATGAGGCCGATGCTACAGGCGAATCGCCATCGCCGCAGAGCGACCTTTGGCAGATCGCCGACGAGACTCCGCAGCCGGCGGATGCCCAGCAATGGTCCTCCGCAGATCACGATGAGCTGCTGTACGGCGATCCCGATGGGCCAGCGTAG